The Alphaproteobacteria bacterium genome contains a region encoding:
- a CDS encoding 5'-3' exonuclease, whose product MIDGDSFAHRAYHALPKTIMRRGDRPAGAILGFANMLLRLYQAERPRAVLVAWDTLGASTYRHRQYPAYQSGRHFDDAIVEQLDVLPELVQACGFKAAKRAGYEADDFLAAAVAAEERRKGTVLVASGDRDSFQLASPATTILYPVRAGEMARIGPAEVRARYGVEPRQVPDFVALRGDPSDKLPGVPGVGPQGAAALVRKYGTLEEVLAAGKFPALAEQLLLFRSIATMNPKAPLPKLPDQKPTWSKAARLAREWQLNQLSERIEALARKQRYSKSAGPLF is encoded by the coding sequence GTGATCGACGGCGACTCATTCGCGCACCGCGCCTATCATGCGCTTCCCAAGACGATCATGCGGCGCGGCGACAGGCCGGCCGGCGCAATCCTTGGCTTCGCCAACATGCTGCTGCGGCTCTATCAGGCCGAGCGGCCGCGCGCGGTTCTGGTCGCATGGGACACCCTTGGCGCTTCCACCTATCGGCATCGTCAGTATCCCGCCTATCAGAGCGGTCGCCATTTCGACGACGCGATCGTCGAGCAATTGGATGTGCTGCCGGAGCTGGTGCAGGCCTGCGGCTTCAAGGCCGCGAAGCGGGCAGGGTATGAGGCCGACGATTTCCTGGCGGCTGCCGTCGCGGCGGAAGAAAGGCGCAAAGGCACAGTGCTGGTCGCCAGCGGCGATCGCGACTCGTTCCAGCTTGCGTCTCCCGCGACCACGATCCTTTATCCGGTGCGCGCCGGCGAGATGGCACGCATCGGTCCGGCCGAGGTTCGCGCACGCTATGGCGTCGAGCCACGGCAGGTCCCGGACTTCGTCGCGCTGCGCGGCGATCCTTCCGACAAGCTCCCGGGCGTACCCGGCGTGGGTCCGCAGGGCGCGGCCGCGCTTGTGCGCAAATACGGCACGCTGGAAGAGGTGTTGGCGGCCGGCAAATTTCCGGCGCTTGCCGAGCAACTGCTGTTGTTTCGCTCGATCGCGACGATGAACCCGAAGGCACCGTTGCCGAAACTTCCCGATCAGAAGCCCACATGGAGCAAGGCGGCGCGGCTCGCCCGCGAGTGGCAGCTGAACCAACTCTCCGAACGAATCGAAGCGCTCGCGCGGAAGCAGCGGTACAGCAAATCGGCAGGTCCGCTATTCTAA
- a CDS encoding H-NS family nucleoid-associated regulatory protein — MAKKKRRGRPPGSKNKASLTKSVANMDVGQLRNYISGLQDTLAAKVQQQREYFESQLAGLRVYADNKAGAAVRALTRVPNTRKRAPAKPKYQSKKQRGLKWSGRGLMPVWMREEMKGTKLTKDDFLIR; from the coding sequence ATGGCTAAAAAGAAGCGTCGCGGGCGTCCCCCCGGATCGAAGAACAAGGCGAGCCTGACAAAATCGGTCGCCAATATGGATGTCGGGCAGCTGCGGAATTACATTTCCGGGCTGCAGGACACGCTCGCCGCGAAGGTCCAGCAGCAGCGCGAATATTTCGAGAGCCAGCTCGCCGGCCTTCGGGTCTATGCGGACAACAAGGCGGGCGCGGCGGTTCGGGCGCTGACGCGCGTGCCGAATACGCGCAAGCGCGCGCCGGCCAAGCCGAAGTATCAGAGCAAGAAGCAGAGGGGCCTGAAGTGGTCGGGCCGCGGCCTGATGCCGGTCTGGATGCGCGAGGAAATGAAGGGCACCAAGCTCACCAAGGACGATTTCCTCATCAGGTAG
- a CDS encoding DUF6295 family protein gives MCTSIIEIARAEGMAKRGDEWFELSTAVVAYDHARHANLGDVITLDFINTTLEPGARAGIELTLETAKELRAALDRAIAAADFEEAEVRGKGTVPSLVQAA, from the coding sequence ATGTGCACTTCGATCATCGAGATCGCGCGCGCCGAAGGCATGGCGAAGCGCGGCGACGAGTGGTTCGAGCTGTCGACCGCGGTCGTCGCCTATGACCACGCGCGCCATGCGAACCTCGGCGACGTCATTACGCTCGACTTCATCAATACGACTCTCGAACCCGGCGCCCGCGCCGGGATCGAGCTGACGCTGGAGACTGCCAAGGAGCTGCGCGCCGCGCTCGACCGCGCGATCGCGGCAGCCGACTTCGAGGAAGCGGAAGTGCGCGGCAAGGGCACGGTGCCGAGCCTCGTTCAGGCCGCATGA
- a CDS encoding dienelactone hydrolase family protein yields the protein MLFYRGMTCENVTLKGDGGTPITAYTAKPEGKGPFPGVVLIHHLPGWSELYIESTRRFAHHGYMAICANLYERAGEGNPDDVAAKVRADGGIPDAQMVGDTAAAVQWMRAQGGHNGKVGVYGSCSGGRHAFIYACQKKDVDACVDMWGGRVVMGKEELNAKTPVAPIDMTKDLSCPLLGIFGNDDRAPSPEQVNEHEAALKKHGKTYEFHRYDGAGHGFNYWHRPLYRPEQAMDAWGKVFAFFGKHLAK from the coding sequence ATGTTATTCTACCGAGGCATGACCTGTGAGAACGTGACCCTCAAGGGCGACGGAGGCACGCCGATCACGGCCTATACGGCAAAGCCCGAGGGCAAGGGCCCGTTTCCCGGCGTGGTGCTGATCCATCATCTACCGGGCTGGAGCGAACTCTACATCGAGTCGACGCGGCGCTTCGCGCACCACGGCTACATGGCGATCTGCGCGAACCTTTACGAGCGGGCGGGCGAAGGCAATCCGGATGACGTCGCCGCCAAAGTGCGTGCCGACGGCGGCATTCCTGACGCCCAGATGGTCGGCGACACGGCGGCCGCCGTTCAATGGATGCGCGCGCAGGGCGGCCACAACGGCAAGGTCGGCGTTTATGGCTCGTGCTCGGGCGGACGCCACGCCTTCATCTATGCGTGCCAGAAGAAGGACGTCGACGCCTGCGTCGACATGTGGGGCGGCCGCGTTGTGATGGGCAAGGAGGAGCTCAACGCCAAGACGCCGGTCGCGCCGATCGACATGACGAAGGACCTCTCCTGTCCGCTGCTCGGCATCTTCGGCAACGATGACCGCGCGCCCAGCCCCGAGCAGGTGAACGAGCACGAGGCCGCGTTGAAGAAGCACGGCAAGACCTACGAGTTCCACCGCTACGATGGCGCCGGGCACGGCTTCAACTATTGGCACCGGCCGCTCTACCGGCCCGAGCAGGCGATGGACGCGTGGGGCAAGGTGTTCGCCTTCTTCGGCAAGCATCTCGCGAAGTAG